From a region of the Macrobrachium nipponense isolate FS-2020 chromosome 20, ASM1510439v2, whole genome shotgun sequence genome:
- the LOC135223302 gene encoding seipin-like isoform X1, producing MPKLLGSYIEEKRKAAAVRVEEWQGILYSIIVFVATLVVMFWASLFLYTSFYFTYMPQESITWPIHFQYKACSETPGICSNPTSVVSVTDPIRGSILARGQKYRVVVDIEMPESPTNQRLGKELDALSAGMFLIDLDMKSQNGESLRHSSRSAMLRYRSPLLQTIGTTIFAPLMLYGVSEEKQMVTVELFAQYEEDPLNPLSEVQIELHTRHVELYAAQLRIHAVFTGLRYFMYHYPLSAATVGVGICMVFLSAVVILSWYQFSGSSPAAQVGKPTFPNGQALTGPSEDLRSINNLTPERKSSHRHSFSMKKGQESDKGVSDSIDVYGTKDLNNSDLEKSEDSNLLPESERRDSDEFEVVSPTKFDNDVNKRSRRSSEVDEDETYVRHRVQSISKMPNESLLDE from the exons ATGCCTAAATTATTAGGTAGTTATATCGAAGAGAAACGGAAGGCGGCCGCAGTGCGAGTTGAA GAATGGCAGGGGATATTGTATTCAATAATTGTCTTTGTGGCAACTCTGGTGGTGATGTTTTGGGCCAGTTTGTTCCTATACACATCATTCTACTTCACTTACATGCCTCAGGAGTCCATAACTTGGCCCATCCACTTCCAATATAA ggcATGTAGTGAAACACCTGGTATATGCAGTAATCCAACTTCAGTTGTCAGTGTTACTGACCCAATTCGAGGATCTATTCTAGCTCGTGGTCAGAAGTATCGTGTTGTTGTAGATATAGAAATGCCAGAGTCACCAACTAACCAAAGGCTAGGTAAAGAACTCGATGCTTTGTCAGCAG GTATGTTCTTAATTGACCTGGATATGAAGAGTCAGAATGGGGAGTCCTTACGTCACTCATCCCGCTCTGCAATGCTCAGATACAGATCCCCTCTCCTGCAGACAATTGGAACTACAATCTTTGCCCCACTCATGTTGTATGGAGTCAGTGAGGAAAAACAGATGGTCACTGTGGAACTTTTTGCTCAGTATGAGGAAGATCCT TTGAATCCTCTCTCAGAAGTACAAATTGAGTTACACACTCGCCATGTTGAACTCTATGCAGCCCAGTTGAGAATTCACGCTGTGTTCACTGGTTTGCGATACTTTATGTATCACTATCCTCTCAGTGCAGCAACAGTTGGAGTTGgtatttgtatggtgttcttgTCAGCAGTTGTTATTCTCAGTTGGTATCAGTTCTCTGGATCAAGTCCTGCTGCCCAG GTTGGAAAGCCCACATTTCCTAATGGTCAAGCACTCACTGGACCCTCTGAAGACTTACGAAGTATCAATAATTTAACACCAGAGCGtaaaagttcacataggcacagTTTTTCCATGAAGAAAG GTCAGGAAAGTGACAAAGGTGTTAGTGACTCCATTGATGTCTATGGGACCAAAGACCTTAATAATTCTGATTTGGAAAAG TCTGAAGACAGCAACCTGTTGCCTGAATCAGAGAGAAGAGACAGTGATGAATTTGAAGTTGTCAGTCCCACAAAATTTGATA atGACGTCAACAAACGCTCCAGGAGGTCCTCGGAAGTAGATGAAGATGAGACTTATGTTCGTCATCGAGTTCAGAGTATAAGCAAAATGCCAAATGAATCTCTGCTTGATGAATAG
- the LOC135223302 gene encoding seipin-like isoform X2 yields the protein MPKLLGSYIEEKRKAAAVRVEEWQGILYSIIVFVATLVVMFWASLFLYTSFYFTYMPQESITWPIHFQYKACSETPGICSNPTSVVSVTDPIRGSILARGQKYRVVVDIEMPESPTNQRLGMFLIDLDMKSQNGESLRHSSRSAMLRYRSPLLQTIGTTIFAPLMLYGVSEEKQMVTVELFAQYEEDPLNPLSEVQIELHTRHVELYAAQLRIHAVFTGLRYFMYHYPLSAATVGVGICMVFLSAVVILSWYQFSGSSPAAQVGKPTFPNGQALTGPSEDLRSINNLTPERKSSHRHSFSMKKGQESDKGVSDSIDVYGTKDLNNSDLEKSEDSNLLPESERRDSDEFEVVSPTKFDNDVNKRSRRSSEVDEDETYVRHRVQSISKMPNESLLDE from the exons ATGCCTAAATTATTAGGTAGTTATATCGAAGAGAAACGGAAGGCGGCCGCAGTGCGAGTTGAA GAATGGCAGGGGATATTGTATTCAATAATTGTCTTTGTGGCAACTCTGGTGGTGATGTTTTGGGCCAGTTTGTTCCTATACACATCATTCTACTTCACTTACATGCCTCAGGAGTCCATAACTTGGCCCATCCACTTCCAATATAA ggcATGTAGTGAAACACCTGGTATATGCAGTAATCCAACTTCAGTTGTCAGTGTTACTGACCCAATTCGAGGATCTATTCTAGCTCGTGGTCAGAAGTATCGTGTTGTTGTAGATATAGAAATGCCAGAGTCACCAACTAACCAAAGGCTAG GTATGTTCTTAATTGACCTGGATATGAAGAGTCAGAATGGGGAGTCCTTACGTCACTCATCCCGCTCTGCAATGCTCAGATACAGATCCCCTCTCCTGCAGACAATTGGAACTACAATCTTTGCCCCACTCATGTTGTATGGAGTCAGTGAGGAAAAACAGATGGTCACTGTGGAACTTTTTGCTCAGTATGAGGAAGATCCT TTGAATCCTCTCTCAGAAGTACAAATTGAGTTACACACTCGCCATGTTGAACTCTATGCAGCCCAGTTGAGAATTCACGCTGTGTTCACTGGTTTGCGATACTTTATGTATCACTATCCTCTCAGTGCAGCAACAGTTGGAGTTGgtatttgtatggtgttcttgTCAGCAGTTGTTATTCTCAGTTGGTATCAGTTCTCTGGATCAAGTCCTGCTGCCCAG GTTGGAAAGCCCACATTTCCTAATGGTCAAGCACTCACTGGACCCTCTGAAGACTTACGAAGTATCAATAATTTAACACCAGAGCGtaaaagttcacataggcacagTTTTTCCATGAAGAAAG GTCAGGAAAGTGACAAAGGTGTTAGTGACTCCATTGATGTCTATGGGACCAAAGACCTTAATAATTCTGATTTGGAAAAG TCTGAAGACAGCAACCTGTTGCCTGAATCAGAGAGAAGAGACAGTGATGAATTTGAAGTTGTCAGTCCCACAAAATTTGATA atGACGTCAACAAACGCTCCAGGAGGTCCTCGGAAGTAGATGAAGATGAGACTTATGTTCGTCATCGAGTTCAGAGTATAAGCAAAATGCCAAATGAATCTCTGCTTGATGAATAG
- the LOC135223302 gene encoding seipin-like isoform X3 produces MANSKEWQGILYSIIVFVATLVVMFWASLFLYTSFYFTYMPQESITWPIHFQYKACSETPGICSNPTSVVSVTDPIRGSILARGQKYRVVVDIEMPESPTNQRLGKELDALSAGMFLIDLDMKSQNGESLRHSSRSAMLRYRSPLLQTIGTTIFAPLMLYGVSEEKQMVTVELFAQYEEDPLNPLSEVQIELHTRHVELYAAQLRIHAVFTGLRYFMYHYPLSAATVGVGICMVFLSAVVILSWYQFSGSSPAAQVGKPTFPNGQALTGPSEDLRSINNLTPERKSSHRHSFSMKKGQESDKGVSDSIDVYGTKDLNNSDLEKSEDSNLLPESERRDSDEFEVVSPTKFDNDVNKRSRRSSEVDEDETYVRHRVQSISKMPNESLLDE; encoded by the exons ATGGCTAACTCAAAG GAATGGCAGGGGATATTGTATTCAATAATTGTCTTTGTGGCAACTCTGGTGGTGATGTTTTGGGCCAGTTTGTTCCTATACACATCATTCTACTTCACTTACATGCCTCAGGAGTCCATAACTTGGCCCATCCACTTCCAATATAA ggcATGTAGTGAAACACCTGGTATATGCAGTAATCCAACTTCAGTTGTCAGTGTTACTGACCCAATTCGAGGATCTATTCTAGCTCGTGGTCAGAAGTATCGTGTTGTTGTAGATATAGAAATGCCAGAGTCACCAACTAACCAAAGGCTAGGTAAAGAACTCGATGCTTTGTCAGCAG GTATGTTCTTAATTGACCTGGATATGAAGAGTCAGAATGGGGAGTCCTTACGTCACTCATCCCGCTCTGCAATGCTCAGATACAGATCCCCTCTCCTGCAGACAATTGGAACTACAATCTTTGCCCCACTCATGTTGTATGGAGTCAGTGAGGAAAAACAGATGGTCACTGTGGAACTTTTTGCTCAGTATGAGGAAGATCCT TTGAATCCTCTCTCAGAAGTACAAATTGAGTTACACACTCGCCATGTTGAACTCTATGCAGCCCAGTTGAGAATTCACGCTGTGTTCACTGGTTTGCGATACTTTATGTATCACTATCCTCTCAGTGCAGCAACAGTTGGAGTTGgtatttgtatggtgttcttgTCAGCAGTTGTTATTCTCAGTTGGTATCAGTTCTCTGGATCAAGTCCTGCTGCCCAG GTTGGAAAGCCCACATTTCCTAATGGTCAAGCACTCACTGGACCCTCTGAAGACTTACGAAGTATCAATAATTTAACACCAGAGCGtaaaagttcacataggcacagTTTTTCCATGAAGAAAG GTCAGGAAAGTGACAAAGGTGTTAGTGACTCCATTGATGTCTATGGGACCAAAGACCTTAATAATTCTGATTTGGAAAAG TCTGAAGACAGCAACCTGTTGCCTGAATCAGAGAGAAGAGACAGTGATGAATTTGAAGTTGTCAGTCCCACAAAATTTGATA atGACGTCAACAAACGCTCCAGGAGGTCCTCGGAAGTAGATGAAGATGAGACTTATGTTCGTCATCGAGTTCAGAGTATAAGCAAAATGCCAAATGAATCTCTGCTTGATGAATAG
- the LOC135223302 gene encoding seipin-like isoform X4 produces the protein MPKLLGSYIEEKRKAAAVRVEEWQGILYSIIVFVATLVVMFWASLFLYTSFYFTYMPQESITWPIHFQYKACSETPGICSNPTSVVSVTDPIRGSILARGQKYRVVVDIEMPESPTNQRLGKELDALSAGMFLIDLDMKSQNGESLRHSSRSAMLRYRSPLLQTIGTTIFAPLMLYGVSEEKQMVTVELFAQYEEDPLNPLSEVQIELHTRHVELYAAQLRIHAVFTGLRYFMYHYPLSAATVGVGICMVFLSAVVILSWYQFSGSSPAAQVGKPTFPNGQALTGPSEDLRSINNLTPERKSSHRHSFSMKKDDVNKRSRRSSEVDEDETYVRHRVQSISKMPNESLLDE, from the exons ATGCCTAAATTATTAGGTAGTTATATCGAAGAGAAACGGAAGGCGGCCGCAGTGCGAGTTGAA GAATGGCAGGGGATATTGTATTCAATAATTGTCTTTGTGGCAACTCTGGTGGTGATGTTTTGGGCCAGTTTGTTCCTATACACATCATTCTACTTCACTTACATGCCTCAGGAGTCCATAACTTGGCCCATCCACTTCCAATATAA ggcATGTAGTGAAACACCTGGTATATGCAGTAATCCAACTTCAGTTGTCAGTGTTACTGACCCAATTCGAGGATCTATTCTAGCTCGTGGTCAGAAGTATCGTGTTGTTGTAGATATAGAAATGCCAGAGTCACCAACTAACCAAAGGCTAGGTAAAGAACTCGATGCTTTGTCAGCAG GTATGTTCTTAATTGACCTGGATATGAAGAGTCAGAATGGGGAGTCCTTACGTCACTCATCCCGCTCTGCAATGCTCAGATACAGATCCCCTCTCCTGCAGACAATTGGAACTACAATCTTTGCCCCACTCATGTTGTATGGAGTCAGTGAGGAAAAACAGATGGTCACTGTGGAACTTTTTGCTCAGTATGAGGAAGATCCT TTGAATCCTCTCTCAGAAGTACAAATTGAGTTACACACTCGCCATGTTGAACTCTATGCAGCCCAGTTGAGAATTCACGCTGTGTTCACTGGTTTGCGATACTTTATGTATCACTATCCTCTCAGTGCAGCAACAGTTGGAGTTGgtatttgtatggtgttcttgTCAGCAGTTGTTATTCTCAGTTGGTATCAGTTCTCTGGATCAAGTCCTGCTGCCCAG GTTGGAAAGCCCACATTTCCTAATGGTCAAGCACTCACTGGACCCTCTGAAGACTTACGAAGTATCAATAATTTAACACCAGAGCGtaaaagttcacataggcacagTTTTTCCATGAAGAAAG atGACGTCAACAAACGCTCCAGGAGGTCCTCGGAAGTAGATGAAGATGAGACTTATGTTCGTCATCGAGTTCAGAGTATAAGCAAAATGCCAAATGAATCTCTGCTTGATGAATAG